The Coffea eugenioides isolate CCC68of chromosome 8, Ceug_1.0, whole genome shotgun sequence genome has a segment encoding these proteins:
- the LOC113779857 gene encoding pleiotropic drug resistance protein 1-like isoform X2, producing the protein MESSHAYRLSSLRSSNSNIWSNTAIEIFSKSTREEDDEEALKWASIERLPTYLRIRRGILTQEEGQTSEIDVKHLKPAERKYILNRVMNEEDDNEEFLLKLKERIARVGIEFPTIEVRFEHLNVEAQAYVGSRALPTIFNFTFNILEGFLSSLHILPNKKRPFPILHDVSGNLKPGRLTLLLGPPSSGKTTMLLALAGRLPSDLKVSGNVTYNGHEMKEFVPERASAYISQHDLHLGELTVRETLAFSARCQGVGSRHDMLVEISRREKEANIKPDSDLDTFLKALVLEGQETSVVTDYIIKILGLEFCADTMVGDEMIRGISGGQKKRVTTGEMMVGPARVFLMDEISTGLDSSTTFQIVNSIKHSIHILHGTAVISLLQPAPETFDLFDDIILLADGHIVYQGPREYVLEFFESMGFKCPERKGVADFLQEVTSNKDQEQYWAHRDEPYTYVSVKNFSEAFQSFHVGRNLGTELAVPFDKSKSHPAALTTEKFGVSKKELLKACISREFLLMKRNSFVYAFQLLKIFLMALITMTVFLRTKMHKETTNDGQIFMGALFFTTVMIMFNGFAELAFTILKLPVFYKQRDLLLFPAWAYALPTWILKIPFTLLESGVWVAMTYYVTGYDSNVGRFFRQYLVLIFIGQMASGLFRLMASLGRNMVIANTFGSFVLVAFLALGGYVLSHDKIKKWWIWGYWISPMTYAENAISVNEFLGNSWRHLSAGSGKPLGVSVLKARGIFVEGRWYWIGAAALFGYILLFNILYTLALTFLEPLEKAQAVLSEETLAERSSIKTGEIVDLSSGKRLSGEDDARRNVSSRSMSSRVASISEDEPERKPGMVLPFEPFAITFDDIRYAVDMPQEMKAQGLTEDRLELLKGVSGSFRPGVLTALMGVSGAGKTTLMDVLAGRKTGGYIEGTITISGYPKKQDTFARIAGYCEQNDIHSPHVTVYESLQYSAWLRLPAEADAATRKMFVEEVMELVELTSLKEALVGLPGVNGLSTEQRKRLTIAVELVANPSIIFMDEPTSGLDARAAAIVMRTVRNTVDTGRTVVCTIHQPSIDIFDAFDELVLLKRGGEEIFVGPLGRHCVDLIRYFEAVDGIDKIRDGYNPATWMLEVSSIAQETALGVNFPQIYKGSELYRRNKALIKELSTPAPGSKELYFRTRYSQPFFIQFMACLWKQHLSYWRNPHYTAVRLLFTTIIALMFGTIYWKLGSKRERLQDLLNAMGSMYSAVLFMGIQNATSVQPVVAIERTVFYRERAAGMYAALAYAFGQVVVELPYLLVQTVIYGVLVYAMIGFEWTAAKFFWYLFFMYFTLWYFTAYGMMTVAVTPNQNIAAIVSSSFYSIWNLFSGFIVPKPRIPVWWRWYYYISPVAWTLYGLVASQFGDIKEEMIDTNQTVKDFIRSYFGFKHDFLGFAALIIVAFATSFTFIFALSIKMFNFQKR; encoded by the exons atggagagttctcaTGCTTACAGACTTAGCAGTCTCCGGTCCAGTAATTCCAACATATGGAGCAACACTGCAATCGAAATCTTTTCAAAGTCTACTCGCGAAGAAGACGACGAAGAAGCATTAAAATGGGCTTCTATAGAGAGGCTTCCCACTTATCTTCGCATAAGAAGAGGTATCCTTACTCAAGAAGAAGGCCAGACAAGTGAGATTGATGTCAAACATCTAAAACCAGCTGAGAGGAAATACATTCTGAATCGAGTAATGAACGAAGAGGATGATAACGAGGAGTTCCTATTGAAGCTCAAGGAACGCATTGCAAG AGTTGGCATTGAGTTTCCCACAATTGAAGTCCGATTTGAGCATTTGAATGTTGAAGCACAGGCTTATGTTGGCAGTAGGGCATTGCCAACAATATTCAACTTCACCTTCAACATACTAGAG GGTTTCTTGAGCTCTCTTCATATTCTTCCAAATAAGAAAAGACCATTTCCAATTCTTCATGATGTCAGCGGAAATCTCAAGCCTGGAAG ACTAACGCTACTTTTAGGACCACCAAGTTCCGGTAAAACCACCATGCTGTTAGCATTGGCTGGAAGACTTCCTTCTGATCTTAAA GTTTCTGGGAATGTTACATACAATGGCCATGAGATGAAAGAATTTGTACCCGAAAGGGCATCAGCTTATATTAGTCAACATGATCTTCATTTGGGTGAACTTACAGTGAGAGAAACACTAGCTTTTTCAGCAAGATGTCAAGGCGTTGGATCTCGTCATG ATATGCTGGTGGAAATATCAAGGAGAGAGAAGGAAGCAAACATTAAGCCAGACTCTGATCTTGATACTTTTTTGAAG GCCCTGGTGCTTGAAGGACAGGAGACAAGTGTTGTAACAGATTACATAATCAAG ATTTTAGGACTGGAGTTCTGTGCTGATACCATGGTTGGGGATGAAATGATACGTGGGATTTCTGGAGGACAGAAAAAGCGGGTAACAACAG GGGAGATGATGGTTGGGCCAGCAAGAGTATTTCTTATGGATGAGATATCAACTGGTCTGGACAGTTCGACAACCTTTCAGATTGTTAATTCAATTAAGCACTCAATCCATATCCTTCATGGAACTGCTGTTATATCACTATTGCAACCGGCACCAGAAACTTTTGATCTATTCGATGACATAATTCTTCTTGCTGATGGTCATATTGTGTATCAAGGTCCACGAGAATATGTGTTGGAATTCTTTGAATCCATGGGTTTCAAATGTCCCGAAAGAAAAGGAGTTGCTGACTTCTTACAAGAA GTGACATCAAATAAAGATCAAGAGCAGTACTGGGCACATAGAGATGAACCTTATACTTATGTTTCTGTCAAGAATTTTTCTGAagcatttcaatcatttcatGTTGGAAGGAATCTAGGAACTGAGCTTGCTGTTCCTTTTGACAAATCCAAGAGTCATCCTGCTGCATTAACCACAGAGAAGTTTGGCGTTAGCAAAAAGGAACTTCTGAAAGCTTGCATATCGAGAGAATTTCTTCTTATGAAAAGGAACTCATTTGTCTATGCATTTCAATTGCTAAAA ATATTCTTGATGGCTCTGATAACAATGACAGTGTTTCTGCGAACTAAGATGCACAAGGAAACTACAAATGATGGTCAGATTTTCATGGGGGCTCTGTTTTTTACAACAGTCATGATCATGTTCAATGGATTCGCAGAGCTTGCTTTTACGATTTTGAAGCTTCCTGTCTTTTACAAACAACGCGACCTTCTTCTCTTCCCTGCATGGGCATATGCGCTGCCTACATGGATACTGAAGATCCCATTCACGCTGTTAGAGAGTGGAGTTTGGGTTGCTATGACATACTATGTAACTGGATATGATTCAAATGTTGGAAG GTTTTTCAGACAGTACCTTGTGCTCATATTTATTGGCCAGATGGCGTCAGGGCTATTTCGCCTTATGGCGTCATTGGGAAGGAATATGGTCATTGCAAACACATTTGGATCATTTGTATTGGTCGCATTTCTAGCATTGGGGGGATATGTTTTGTCTCATG ataaaattaaaaaatggtgGATTTGGGGATACTGGATTTCCCCTATGACGTATGCAGAGAATGCTATTTCTGTTAACGAGTTCCTGGGGAATAGTTGGAGACAT TTGTCTGCTGGATCAGGAAAACCCTTAGGAGTTTCAGTTTTGAAGGCTCGAGGCATTTTTGTGGAGGGCCGCTGGTACTGGATTGGAGCTGCTGCTCTGTTTGGATATATACTTCTGTTCAATATCTTGTATACTTTGGCTTTAACTTTCCTGGAAC CACTTGAGAAGGCCCAGGCAGTTTTATCTGAAGAAACTTTGGCAGAGAGGAGCTCGATCAAGACAGGTGAGATTGTTGACTTATCAAGTGGGAAGCGCTTATCCG GTGAAGATGATGCCCGGAGAAATGTATCATCGCGATCTATGTCATCTAGAGTGGCCAGCATTAGTGAAGATGAGCCAGAACGAAAACCAGGGATGGTCCTACCATTTGAGCCTTTTGCAATCACTTTTGACGACATAAGATATGCGGTAGACATGCCACAG GAAATGAAAGCGCAAGGACTTACTGAGGACAGACTTGAACTTTTAAAAGGTGTGAGTGGCTCTTTTAGGCCAGGGGTCTTGACAGCTCTGATGGGCGTTAGCGGGGCTGGTAAGACAACTCTGATGGATGTCTTGGCTGGTAGAAAAACAGGTGGTTATATTGAAGGAACAATCACCATATCAGGGTACCCAAAGAAGCAAGACACTTTTGCCCGTATAGCAGGATACTGTGAACAAAATGATATTCATTCACCTCATGTAACCGTATACGAGTCTTTGCAGTATTCTGCTTGGCTTCGGCTGCCCGCTGAAGCGGATGCTGCAACCAGAAAG ATGTTCGTTGAAGAAGTTATGGAACTTGTCGAGCTTACCTCATTGAAAGAGGCACTTGTTGGATTGCCTGGAGTGAATGGACTTTCAACTGAGCAGCGCAAGAGGCTGACAATTGCAGTTGAGCTTGTAGCTAATCCCTCAATTATATTCATGGATGAACCGACCTCTGGACTTGATGCCAGGGCTGCTGCCATAGTTATGAGAACAGTGAGAAACACAGTGGATACAGGTCGAACAGTAGTCTGCACCATCCATCAACCAAGCATTGATATATTTGATGCTTTTGATGAG CTGGTTCTTTTAAAACGTGGAGGCGAAGAGATATTTGTTGGTCCCTTGGGCCGCCATTGTGTAGATCTCATACGGTACTTTGAG GCCGTTGATGGAATAGACAAAATTAGAGATGGTTACAATCCTGCAACTTGGATGCTGGAAGTGTCTTCAATTGCACAAGAAACAGCTCTTGGAGTTAATTTCCCACAAATATATAAAGGCTCAGAACTTTATAG GAGAAACAAAGCACTAATCAAAGAACTAAGCACACCTGCTCCAGGCTCCAAAGAGTTGTACTTTCGCACTCGTTACTCTCAGCCATTCTTCATCCAGTTCATGGCTTGCTTATGGAAACAGCACTTGTCCTATTGGCGAAACCCACATTATACTGCAGTAAGACTGTTGTTTACAACAATTATAGCTTTGATGTTTGGAACAATATACTGGAAGCTCGGCTCCAAAAG GGAAAGGCTCCAGGATCTACTTAACGCCATGGGTTCTATGTATTCTGCTGTTTTATTTATGGGTATACAAAATGCAACGTCAGTTCAGCCTGTTGTTGCCATAGAGAGGACAGTATTCTACAGGGAAAGAGCAGCCGGAATGTATGCAGCTTTAGCATATGCTTTTGGACAG GTTGTTGTCGAGCTTCCTTACCTTCTGGTTCAGACAGTCATCTATGGAGTCCTAGTATATGCAATGATCGGATTCGAATGGACTGCTGCCAAGTTCTTTTGGTACTTATTCTTCATGTATTTTACCTTGTGGTACTTCACAGCTTATGGGATGATGACAGTGGCAGTTACACCAAACCAAAACATTGCTGCCATAGTTTCATCCTCATTTTACTCAATATGGAACCTTTTTTCAGGATTCATTGTTCCAAAGCCG AGAATTCCAGTTTGGTGGAGGTGGTATTATTACATCTCCCCTGTTGCTTGGACATTGTATGGTTTAGTTGCTTCACAGTTTGGAGACATAAAGGAAGAGATGATTGACACAAATCAAACAGTCAAAGACTTCATAAGAAGTTATTTTGGATTTAAGCATGATTTCCTGGGATTTGCGGCCCTCATAATAGTTGCATTTGCAACCAGTTTCACCTTCATCTTTGCCTTGTCAATCAAGATGTTTAACTTCCAGAAAAGATAA
- the LOC113779857 gene encoding pleiotropic drug resistance protein 1-like isoform X9, with protein MESSHAYRLSSLRSSNSNIWSNTAIEIFSKSTREEDDEEALKWASIERLPTYLRIRRGILTQEEGQTSEIDVKHLKPAERKYILNRVMNEEDDNEEFLLKLKERIARVGIEFPTIEVRFEHLNVEAQAYVGSRALPTIFNFTFNILEGFLSSLHILPNKKRPFPILHDVSGNLKPGRLTLLLGPPSSGKTTMLLALAGRLPSDLKVSGNVTYNGHEMKEFVPERASAYISQHDLHLGELTVRETLAFSARCQGVGSRHDMLVEISRREKEANIKPDSDLDTFLKALVLEGQETSVVTDYIIKILGLEFCADTMVGDEMIRGISGGQKKRVTTGEMMVGPARVFLMDEISTGLDSSTTFQIVNSIKHSIHILHGTAVISLLQPAPETFDLFDDIILLADGHIVYQGPREYVLEFFESMGFKCPERKGVADFLQEVTSNKDQEQYWAHRDEPYTYVSVKNFSEAFQSFHVGRNLGTELAVPFDKSKSHPAALTTEKFGVSKKELLKACISREFLLMKRNSFVYAFQLLKIFLMALITMTVFLRTKMHKETTNDGQIFMGALFFTTVMIMFNGFAELAFTILKLPVFYKQRDLLLFPAWAYALPTWILKIPFTLLESGVWVAMTYYVTGYDSNVGRFFRQYLVLIFIGQMASGLFRLMASLGRNMVIANTFGSFVLVAFLALGGYVLSHDKIKKWWIWGYWISPMTYAENAISVNEFLGNSWRHLSAGSGKPLGVSVLKARGIFVEGRWYWIGAAALFGYILLFNILYTLALTFLEPLEKAQAVLSEETLAERSSIKTGEIVDLSSGKQRKPGMVLPFEPFAITFDDIRYAVDMPQEMKAQGLTEDRLELLKGVSGSFRPGVLTALMGVSGAGKTTLMDVLAGRKTGGYIEGTITISGYPKKQDTFARIAGYCEQNDIHSPHVTVYESLQYSAWLRLPAEADAATRKMFVEEVMELVELTSLKEALVGLPGVNGLSTEQRKRLTIAVELVANPSIIFMDEPTSGLDARAAAIVMRTVRNTVDTGRTVVCTIHQPSIDIFDAFDELVLLKRGGEEIFVGPLGRHCVDLIRYFEAVDGIDKIRDGYNPATWMLEVSSIAQETALGVNFPQIYKGSELYRRNKALIKELSTPAPGSKELYFRTRYSQPFFIQFMACLWKQHLSYWRNPHYTAVRLLFTTIIALMFGTIYWKLGSKRERLQDLLNAMGSMYSAVLFMGIQNATSVQPVVAIERTVFYRERAAGMYAALAYAFGQVVVELPYLLVQTVIYGVLVYAMIGFEWTAAKFFWYLFFMYFTLWYFTAYGMMTVAVTPNQNIAAIVSSSFYSIWNLFSGFIVPKPRIPVWWRWYYYISPVAWTLYGLVASQFGDIKEEMIDTNQTVKDFIRSYFGFKHDFLGFAALIIVAFATSFTFIFALSIKMFNFQKR; from the exons atggagagttctcaTGCTTACAGACTTAGCAGTCTCCGGTCCAGTAATTCCAACATATGGAGCAACACTGCAATCGAAATCTTTTCAAAGTCTACTCGCGAAGAAGACGACGAAGAAGCATTAAAATGGGCTTCTATAGAGAGGCTTCCCACTTATCTTCGCATAAGAAGAGGTATCCTTACTCAAGAAGAAGGCCAGACAAGTGAGATTGATGTCAAACATCTAAAACCAGCTGAGAGGAAATACATTCTGAATCGAGTAATGAACGAAGAGGATGATAACGAGGAGTTCCTATTGAAGCTCAAGGAACGCATTGCAAG AGTTGGCATTGAGTTTCCCACAATTGAAGTCCGATTTGAGCATTTGAATGTTGAAGCACAGGCTTATGTTGGCAGTAGGGCATTGCCAACAATATTCAACTTCACCTTCAACATACTAGAG GGTTTCTTGAGCTCTCTTCATATTCTTCCAAATAAGAAAAGACCATTTCCAATTCTTCATGATGTCAGCGGAAATCTCAAGCCTGGAAG ACTAACGCTACTTTTAGGACCACCAAGTTCCGGTAAAACCACCATGCTGTTAGCATTGGCTGGAAGACTTCCTTCTGATCTTAAA GTTTCTGGGAATGTTACATACAATGGCCATGAGATGAAAGAATTTGTACCCGAAAGGGCATCAGCTTATATTAGTCAACATGATCTTCATTTGGGTGAACTTACAGTGAGAGAAACACTAGCTTTTTCAGCAAGATGTCAAGGCGTTGGATCTCGTCATG ATATGCTGGTGGAAATATCAAGGAGAGAGAAGGAAGCAAACATTAAGCCAGACTCTGATCTTGATACTTTTTTGAAG GCCCTGGTGCTTGAAGGACAGGAGACAAGTGTTGTAACAGATTACATAATCAAG ATTTTAGGACTGGAGTTCTGTGCTGATACCATGGTTGGGGATGAAATGATACGTGGGATTTCTGGAGGACAGAAAAAGCGGGTAACAACAG GGGAGATGATGGTTGGGCCAGCAAGAGTATTTCTTATGGATGAGATATCAACTGGTCTGGACAGTTCGACAACCTTTCAGATTGTTAATTCAATTAAGCACTCAATCCATATCCTTCATGGAACTGCTGTTATATCACTATTGCAACCGGCACCAGAAACTTTTGATCTATTCGATGACATAATTCTTCTTGCTGATGGTCATATTGTGTATCAAGGTCCACGAGAATATGTGTTGGAATTCTTTGAATCCATGGGTTTCAAATGTCCCGAAAGAAAAGGAGTTGCTGACTTCTTACAAGAA GTGACATCAAATAAAGATCAAGAGCAGTACTGGGCACATAGAGATGAACCTTATACTTATGTTTCTGTCAAGAATTTTTCTGAagcatttcaatcatttcatGTTGGAAGGAATCTAGGAACTGAGCTTGCTGTTCCTTTTGACAAATCCAAGAGTCATCCTGCTGCATTAACCACAGAGAAGTTTGGCGTTAGCAAAAAGGAACTTCTGAAAGCTTGCATATCGAGAGAATTTCTTCTTATGAAAAGGAACTCATTTGTCTATGCATTTCAATTGCTAAAA ATATTCTTGATGGCTCTGATAACAATGACAGTGTTTCTGCGAACTAAGATGCACAAGGAAACTACAAATGATGGTCAGATTTTCATGGGGGCTCTGTTTTTTACAACAGTCATGATCATGTTCAATGGATTCGCAGAGCTTGCTTTTACGATTTTGAAGCTTCCTGTCTTTTACAAACAACGCGACCTTCTTCTCTTCCCTGCATGGGCATATGCGCTGCCTACATGGATACTGAAGATCCCATTCACGCTGTTAGAGAGTGGAGTTTGGGTTGCTATGACATACTATGTAACTGGATATGATTCAAATGTTGGAAG GTTTTTCAGACAGTACCTTGTGCTCATATTTATTGGCCAGATGGCGTCAGGGCTATTTCGCCTTATGGCGTCATTGGGAAGGAATATGGTCATTGCAAACACATTTGGATCATTTGTATTGGTCGCATTTCTAGCATTGGGGGGATATGTTTTGTCTCATG ataaaattaaaaaatggtgGATTTGGGGATACTGGATTTCCCCTATGACGTATGCAGAGAATGCTATTTCTGTTAACGAGTTCCTGGGGAATAGTTGGAGACAT TTGTCTGCTGGATCAGGAAAACCCTTAGGAGTTTCAGTTTTGAAGGCTCGAGGCATTTTTGTGGAGGGCCGCTGGTACTGGATTGGAGCTGCTGCTCTGTTTGGATATATACTTCTGTTCAATATCTTGTATACTTTGGCTTTAACTTTCCTGGAAC CACTTGAGAAGGCCCAGGCAGTTTTATCTGAAGAAACTTTGGCAGAGAGGAGCTCGATCAAGACAGGTGAGATTGTTGACTTATCAAGTGGGAAGC AACGAAAACCAGGGATGGTCCTACCATTTGAGCCTTTTGCAATCACTTTTGACGACATAAGATATGCGGTAGACATGCCACAG GAAATGAAAGCGCAAGGACTTACTGAGGACAGACTTGAACTTTTAAAAGGTGTGAGTGGCTCTTTTAGGCCAGGGGTCTTGACAGCTCTGATGGGCGTTAGCGGGGCTGGTAAGACAACTCTGATGGATGTCTTGGCTGGTAGAAAAACAGGTGGTTATATTGAAGGAACAATCACCATATCAGGGTACCCAAAGAAGCAAGACACTTTTGCCCGTATAGCAGGATACTGTGAACAAAATGATATTCATTCACCTCATGTAACCGTATACGAGTCTTTGCAGTATTCTGCTTGGCTTCGGCTGCCCGCTGAAGCGGATGCTGCAACCAGAAAG ATGTTCGTTGAAGAAGTTATGGAACTTGTCGAGCTTACCTCATTGAAAGAGGCACTTGTTGGATTGCCTGGAGTGAATGGACTTTCAACTGAGCAGCGCAAGAGGCTGACAATTGCAGTTGAGCTTGTAGCTAATCCCTCAATTATATTCATGGATGAACCGACCTCTGGACTTGATGCCAGGGCTGCTGCCATAGTTATGAGAACAGTGAGAAACACAGTGGATACAGGTCGAACAGTAGTCTGCACCATCCATCAACCAAGCATTGATATATTTGATGCTTTTGATGAG CTGGTTCTTTTAAAACGTGGAGGCGAAGAGATATTTGTTGGTCCCTTGGGCCGCCATTGTGTAGATCTCATACGGTACTTTGAG GCCGTTGATGGAATAGACAAAATTAGAGATGGTTACAATCCTGCAACTTGGATGCTGGAAGTGTCTTCAATTGCACAAGAAACAGCTCTTGGAGTTAATTTCCCACAAATATATAAAGGCTCAGAACTTTATAG GAGAAACAAAGCACTAATCAAAGAACTAAGCACACCTGCTCCAGGCTCCAAAGAGTTGTACTTTCGCACTCGTTACTCTCAGCCATTCTTCATCCAGTTCATGGCTTGCTTATGGAAACAGCACTTGTCCTATTGGCGAAACCCACATTATACTGCAGTAAGACTGTTGTTTACAACAATTATAGCTTTGATGTTTGGAACAATATACTGGAAGCTCGGCTCCAAAAG GGAAAGGCTCCAGGATCTACTTAACGCCATGGGTTCTATGTATTCTGCTGTTTTATTTATGGGTATACAAAATGCAACGTCAGTTCAGCCTGTTGTTGCCATAGAGAGGACAGTATTCTACAGGGAAAGAGCAGCCGGAATGTATGCAGCTTTAGCATATGCTTTTGGACAG GTTGTTGTCGAGCTTCCTTACCTTCTGGTTCAGACAGTCATCTATGGAGTCCTAGTATATGCAATGATCGGATTCGAATGGACTGCTGCCAAGTTCTTTTGGTACTTATTCTTCATGTATTTTACCTTGTGGTACTTCACAGCTTATGGGATGATGACAGTGGCAGTTACACCAAACCAAAACATTGCTGCCATAGTTTCATCCTCATTTTACTCAATATGGAACCTTTTTTCAGGATTCATTGTTCCAAAGCCG AGAATTCCAGTTTGGTGGAGGTGGTATTATTACATCTCCCCTGTTGCTTGGACATTGTATGGTTTAGTTGCTTCACAGTTTGGAGACATAAAGGAAGAGATGATTGACACAAATCAAACAGTCAAAGACTTCATAAGAAGTTATTTTGGATTTAAGCATGATTTCCTGGGATTTGCGGCCCTCATAATAGTTGCATTTGCAACCAGTTTCACCTTCATCTTTGCCTTGTCAATCAAGATGTTTAACTTCCAGAAAAGATAA